The following coding sequences are from one Diprion similis isolate iyDipSimi1 chromosome 9, iyDipSimi1.1, whole genome shotgun sequence window:
- the LOC124410366 gene encoding larval cuticle protein A2B-like, protein MAFKLISLVAIVAAASAGVSAQGHYGYPSGPAYAHAPAPVYAKAVVKGVDAEYDPHPQYNFSYDVHDDHTGDIKSQQESRDGDVVHGSYSLVEADGTRRVVEYTADPHSGFNAVVHKEGKPVHAPVVAKYAPAPVKYAHAPVYSHAPIPYAGYHH, encoded by the exons ATGGCATTCAAG CTCATCTCTCTCGTCGCCATCGTGGCCGCCGCCAGTGCCGGTGTAAGTGCCCAGGGTCACTACGGATACCCATCGGGTCCAGCTTACGCCCATGCACCAGCACCAGTGTACGCCAAGGCAGTGGTTAAGGGAGTCGACGCCGAGTACGACCCCCATCCCCAGTACAACTTCTCCTACGACGTGCACGACGATCACACCGGCGACATCAAGAGCCAGCAGGAGTCCCGAGACGGAGACGTCGTCCACGGTAGCTACTCCCTCGTCGAAGCTGACGGAACCCGTCGCGTCGTTGAGTACACCGCCGACCCCCACAGCGGATTCAACGCCGTCGTTCACAAGGAGGGAAAACCCGTCCACGCTCCCGTCGTCGCCAAGTACGCTCCAGCTCCCGTCAAATACGCCCATGCCCCCGTATACTCCCACGCTCCGATCCCATACGCCGGATACCACCATTAA
- the LOC124410368 gene encoding larval cuticle protein A2B-like: MAVKCFLFIGMIAAARGAFLHHPVPAGAVLTVSKPVDSHDPNPQYNYAYNVQDTLTGDSKMQHEIRDGDVVRGSYSLVEPDGSRRVVDYTADPINGFNAVVHKEPAIVKAAIAATPVALARPLTVAHHRLLYAYPGPAYSHRTLGLVHH, translated from the exons ATGGCAGTTAAG TGTTTCTTATTCATCGGGATGATCGCTGCCGCGCGTGGAGCATTCCTTCATCACCCAGTTCCAGCTGGAGCTGTGCTAACCGTGTCGAAGCCAGTCGACTCTCATGACCCAAATCCGCAGTACAACTACGCTTACAACGTCCAGGATACCCTGACAGGTGATTCGAAAATGCAGCACGAGATCAGGGACGGTGACGTAGTTCGTGGCAGCTACTCTCTCGTGGAACCCGATGgatcgcgtcgcgtcgtcgacTACACTGCTGACCCCATAAACGGGTTCAATGCCGTAGTTCACAAGGAACCTGCCATAGTCAAGGCCGCAATTGCCGCCACACCAGTCGCCCTGGCAAGACCTTTGACCGTCGCTCATCATCGCCTGCTGTACGCCTATCCGGGTCCTGCTTATTCACATCGTACCCTGGGCTTGGTCCATCATTAA